A window from Nitrospirota bacterium encodes these proteins:
- the rodA gene encoding rod shape-determining protein RodA, translating into MARLHGKRIPEEGNEMIDRAINSRGFDNFDFRFIGLIFAILGVGVLSIYSVTHDQGVAFPFYAKQLVWIVLGTVAFLVMWLSDYHRIARLAYPAYAIILILLAVVLFEGRSSRGAQRWIPMGPFAFQPSEFAKLVLILTLAHYYSEAPRVGWLQRVVLPGLLVLPGLLLILKQPDLGSGLSFMAVYAAMLLMVGMRSKAIGVILLFSLMLFPFAWELMWGSLHDYQRQRIMTFVDPVYDPGGKGYHALQSKIAIGAGELMGKGLYGGTQSQLKFLPEGHTDFVFSVFAEEWGFLGVLVLLTLFVALIWLSLEIVARAKDQLGALLAVGIICMLCFCIVINIGMTVGMFPIVGIPLPLMSYGGSATIMTMASLGLLLNIKRRRLSFF; encoded by the coding sequence ATGGCGCGGTTACACGGAAAGCGGATACCGGAGGAAGGGAACGAGATGATCGATCGGGCGATTAATAGCCGTGGCTTCGACAATTTCGATTTTCGTTTTATCGGACTGATCTTTGCCATCCTGGGGGTCGGCGTCCTGTCGATTTATAGCGTGACGCATGACCAAGGAGTCGCGTTCCCGTTTTACGCTAAACAGCTCGTATGGATTGTGCTCGGTACGGTCGCATTTCTCGTCATGTGGCTTTCGGACTATCATCGCATCGCACGGTTAGCGTATCCTGCCTATGCTATCATCCTCATCTTACTAGCCGTCGTGCTGTTTGAAGGCAGAAGCAGCCGGGGCGCGCAGCGGTGGATCCCGATGGGACCATTTGCCTTCCAGCCATCGGAATTCGCAAAGCTGGTCCTCATTCTGACCCTGGCGCACTACTATTCAGAGGCGCCGCGGGTTGGATGGCTCCAACGAGTGGTACTTCCGGGGTTGTTGGTGTTGCCAGGGCTGTTGCTGATCCTCAAGCAGCCGGATCTTGGAAGCGGCTTGAGCTTTATGGCGGTGTATGCGGCGATGTTGCTGATGGTGGGTATGCGGTCAAAGGCGATAGGTGTCATTCTTCTGTTTTCGCTGATGCTGTTCCCCTTCGCCTGGGAGCTGATGTGGGGGTCATTGCATGATTATCAGCGGCAGCGCATTATGACCTTTGTCGATCCGGTATACGATCCAGGGGGTAAGGGATACCATGCTCTCCAATCGAAGATTGCGATTGGGGCGGGAGAGTTAATGGGGAAGGGGCTGTACGGCGGGACGCAAAGCCAATTGAAATTTTTGCCAGAAGGGCATACCGACTTTGTGTTTTCGGTATTTGCAGAAGAGTGGGGATTTCTCGGTGTGCTGGTCCTCTTGACATTGTTTGTCGCATTGATCTGGCTCTCATTGGAAATTGTAGCGCGAGCGAAGGATCAGCTCGGGGCATTGTTGGCGGTCGGAATCATTTGCATGTTGTGCTTTTGCATAGTAATCAATATTGGCATGACAGTCGGTATGTTCCCGATCGTGGGGATCCCTCTGCCGCTCATGAGTTACGGAGGGAGTGCGACGATTATGACCATGGCGTCGCTCGGCCTGCTCTTGAATATCAAGCGCCGTCGATTGAGTTTCTTCTAA
- a CDS encoding SurA N-terminal domain-containing protein: MLKLIREGSHSYPWLLKSVMGIIALAFVITMGWWGFGEQRGTVVASVGDLTVSHEEFRRAYENTYRFYKDKVPGEFKDETIKQLVVDQLVDNRTWLIAAKNMGLTVDSDDLREVIMQIPDFQKNGTFDPEIYKRLLAANHLTPATFEAMEAKEVLSNKARMIIRDAVVLTPAELAEAQALTLRQTESDPAKAAAARDLAVQDVLFQKQQRALTAYAASLKTTIPIKINRELL, translated from the coding sequence ATGCTCAAACTTATCCGTGAGGGGTCCCATAGCTATCCGTGGCTCCTCAAATCCGTCATGGGAATCATCGCCCTGGCCTTCGTTATCACCATGGGATGGTGGGGGTTTGGTGAACAGCGCGGCACCGTCGTTGCCTCAGTTGGAGATCTCACCGTCTCCCACGAGGAATTCCGACGCGCCTATGAGAATACCTATCGCTTCTATAAAGATAAAGTCCCTGGAGAGTTCAAGGACGAAACGATCAAACAATTAGTCGTGGATCAGCTCGTTGATAATCGGACTTGGCTCATTGCGGCAAAGAACATGGGCCTCACCGTCGACAGCGACGATCTGCGTGAAGTCATCATGCAAATACCGGATTTTCAAAAAAATGGCACGTTCGATCCTGAGATCTATAAACGGCTCCTGGCAGCAAATCATCTCACGCCCGCGACATTCGAGGCAATGGAGGCGAAAGAAGTGCTGAGCAACAAGGCCCGGATGATCATTCGCGACGCCGTGGTCCTTACCCCTGCCGAGCTTGCCGAAGCACAAGCCCTCACGCTACGGCAAACTGAGTCAGATCCTGCAAAGGCTGCCGCAGCAAGAGACCTTGCCGTGCAAGACGTCCTCTTTCAAAAGCAGCAACGTGCTCTGACGGCGTACGCTGCATCGCTCAAAACCACCATCCCTATCAAGATCAACCGAGAATTGTTGTAA
- the mreC gene encoding rod shape-determining protein MreC yields MAHSRSPYGARRLAIVCFALLLVALFLLPSQVQGLLQYLDGPVGYVVRIPLEAIAFIDAGIADRWEQYVALQGVREENQQLRKEIEWLRGQQSQLRESVAATERLTALLQFKEQALPTMVAAQVIGRDATNRYRAIILNKGEGDGIKPDMGVVTPAGVVGRVVKTTGASSVVLLVTDPSNAIAGLIQRTRDEGVVEGTQQGLAQMKYIPLLSTVRDGDRVVTSGLVGDFPRGLVIGTITRIDKQEGALFQSAELMPEVDIGRVEEVLVIQTSYGQSTKAGAGADLPGKPSP; encoded by the coding sequence ATGGCTCATTCTCGCTCTCCCTACGGTGCCAGACGCCTGGCGATTGTCTGCTTCGCTCTCCTGTTGGTGGCTCTTTTTCTGCTTCCCAGTCAAGTCCAAGGACTCCTTCAGTACCTGGATGGGCCAGTTGGATACGTCGTGCGCATTCCACTCGAAGCCATCGCCTTCATTGATGCTGGGATTGCTGATCGCTGGGAGCAGTATGTGGCGTTGCAAGGGGTTCGGGAGGAGAACCAGCAGCTGCGGAAAGAAATTGAATGGTTACGCGGGCAACAGAGCCAATTGCGTGAGTCGGTTGCCGCAACAGAGCGATTGACAGCCTTGCTGCAATTTAAGGAGCAGGCGCTCCCCACGATGGTCGCAGCTCAAGTCATCGGGCGTGACGCGACGAACCGCTATCGAGCCATCATTCTCAATAAGGGAGAGGGTGACGGGATCAAGCCGGACATGGGAGTGGTCACGCCTGCCGGTGTTGTCGGACGGGTCGTAAAAACGACAGGGGCATCATCGGTGGTGCTCTTGGTGACCGATCCGAGCAACGCTATTGCGGGTCTTATTCAGCGGACAAGAGACGAAGGCGTAGTGGAAGGGACGCAACAAGGGTTAGCCCAGATGAAGTATATTCCGTTGTTGTCGACGGTCCGAGACGGCGATCGCGTTGTGACCTCGGGCCTTGTTGGAGATTTCCCTCGCGGGCTCGTAATCGGCACGATCACGCGCATCGATAAGCAGGAAGGCGCCCTCTTCCAGTCTGCTGAACTCATGCCGGAGGTTGATATCGGTCGTGTGGAGGAAGTGTTGGTGATTCAGACTTCATATGGGCAGTCCACGAAGGCTGGAGCGGGTGCGGATCTGCCCGGAAAACCATCACCGTGA
- a CDS encoding RDD family protein — protein sequence MAEEVSGTHSVGAGIYPKAQVLNRGIAKLIDLFIVVAASQLIMPVGFLGGLAYILVADGFAGGRSIGKRLIGLETVLPDRRVAAGFRESIIRNLPFAVAHVAFAIPYVGWLVSVAIIAFEAVLILGNEQGRRLGDEVAGTQVLDAGRLALSD from the coding sequence TTGGCGGAGGAGGTCAGCGGGACTCACTCAGTAGGTGCGGGGATTTATCCCAAGGCACAGGTCCTGAACCGTGGTATTGCCAAACTCATCGATCTATTCATCGTCGTGGCAGCCAGCCAATTGATCATGCCCGTAGGTTTCCTCGGAGGATTGGCGTATATACTGGTTGCTGATGGGTTTGCCGGTGGGCGTAGTATTGGTAAGCGATTGATTGGTCTCGAGACGGTGCTTCCGGATCGGCGTGTAGCAGCAGGATTTCGGGAATCCATTATTCGCAATCTGCCCTTTGCGGTCGCTCACGTAGCCTTCGCGATTCCCTATGTGGGGTGGCTTGTGTCGGTGGCGATCATTGCGTTTGAAGCGGTGTTGATTCTTGGAAACGAACAGGGGCGACGTCTTGGTGATGAAGTAGCCGGCACTCAGGTGTTGGACGCGGGTCGGCTGGCATTATCTGACTAA
- the mrdA gene encoding penicillin-binding protein 2: protein MATAGLHDSELGELQRRLVILRIGLLLVVALLGLRLWHLQIREGPYYRDLSENNRTRSVIIEPARGLIYDRNGVLLANNVPSFTLYVSLEDVKDRDLLIEQLSNLLGLDPALIRTKLTARGSKQLPRKVKGRLTLREATLIESHRLDLPGVMVQVESQRNYPGGVTASHLLGYVGEVSSEQLEKPEFADLHQGSIVGQYGVEKFFDRLLRGQAGQKSVEVDAVGHEKQTVVVEQPHAGDNLYLTIDVRLQKAAESLLGEESGAIVALDPRTGDVLAMASRPGFDSNILSRELTPKQWTEIVQDEGRPLNNRASQGQYPPGSVFKVMMAAAALETKTVTPSTSIFCNGGYQFGRRLYHDWKAGGHGSVDLRHALVHSCDVYFYTVGQRMGIETMASFAHQFGLGEETGIELPSERVGIVPSEAWKRKAKNEPWLPGETISASIGQGYVNVTPLQMASLIGTIANDGVTFRPRLVRAVLDRATGELQQRVAAPKRTVQLRPGIIPLIKEALAGVVTEGTATRAKSSLVTIAGKTGTAQVAALRTGPEKDIPKKFRDHAWFVAFAPVEAPTIAVAVLGEHMGHGGSASAPLAKELIETYVRLDHPAPSGVTDGAVTRKADTGGRERDDRSGD from the coding sequence ATGGCAACAGCTGGTCTGCATGATTCTGAACTTGGGGAGCTCCAGCGCCGGTTAGTCATTCTCCGTATCGGCTTGTTGCTCGTCGTGGCGTTACTGGGGCTGCGGCTGTGGCACTTGCAGATTCGAGAGGGGCCTTACTACCGCGATCTCTCCGAGAATAATCGCACACGTTCTGTCATCATCGAGCCGGCTCGAGGGCTCATCTACGATCGCAATGGGGTCTTGTTGGCGAATAACGTCCCAAGCTTCACACTCTATGTCTCGCTTGAGGATGTCAAAGATCGCGACCTGCTCATAGAGCAGCTCAGTAATCTCTTGGGGTTAGATCCGGCGCTCATCAGGACCAAGCTCACGGCTCGCGGCAGTAAGCAACTGCCGCGCAAGGTGAAAGGTCGTTTAACCCTTCGAGAGGCGACGTTGATCGAGTCTCACCGCCTGGACTTGCCCGGAGTCATGGTGCAAGTCGAATCGCAACGGAATTATCCTGGCGGAGTGACGGCTTCGCATCTCTTGGGTTATGTCGGAGAAGTGTCGTCCGAGCAGTTGGAAAAACCTGAATTTGCCGACCTGCACCAGGGGAGCATTGTCGGGCAATACGGCGTGGAGAAGTTTTTCGATCGGCTCTTACGTGGGCAGGCCGGGCAGAAAAGCGTGGAAGTTGATGCGGTAGGCCATGAGAAACAAACCGTGGTTGTCGAACAGCCCCATGCCGGGGACAACCTGTATCTCACGATCGATGTGCGTCTGCAAAAAGCGGCTGAAAGTTTATTAGGGGAGGAATCTGGCGCGATTGTCGCCCTCGATCCGAGGACTGGTGACGTGCTTGCCATGGCCAGCCGCCCAGGCTTCGATTCGAATATTCTCTCTCGGGAGCTTACACCGAAACAATGGACCGAGATCGTGCAAGACGAGGGGCGCCCCTTGAACAACCGAGCGTCACAAGGGCAGTACCCGCCTGGTTCGGTCTTCAAGGTCATGATGGCCGCTGCTGCGTTGGAAACCAAGACCGTGACACCATCGACATCTATTTTCTGCAATGGAGGGTATCAATTTGGTCGCCGCTTGTATCATGACTGGAAAGCAGGGGGGCATGGCTCTGTGGACCTCAGACACGCGCTTGTGCACTCGTGCGATGTCTACTTCTACACAGTAGGCCAGCGGATGGGGATCGAGACGATGGCCTCTTTTGCGCATCAGTTTGGGCTGGGAGAAGAGACGGGTATTGAGCTACCGTCTGAACGGGTTGGGATCGTGCCCTCCGAGGCCTGGAAACGGAAAGCCAAGAACGAACCCTGGCTGCCAGGCGAAACGATTTCAGCATCAATCGGACAGGGTTATGTGAATGTGACCCCGCTGCAGATGGCGAGTTTGATCGGCACCATTGCCAACGATGGCGTTACATTCCGTCCTCGATTAGTTCGGGCAGTGTTGGATCGAGCGACCGGAGAGCTACAACAAAGGGTCGCGGCTCCCAAACGTACGGTACAGTTGAGGCCTGGAATCATACCGTTGATTAAAGAGGCACTGGCCGGAGTGGTCACAGAGGGAACGGCCACACGGGCAAAGTCGTCGCTGGTGACGATCGCGGGAAAGACCGGTACGGCTCAGGTGGCAGCCTTGCGTACAGGCCCAGAGAAGGATATTCCAAAGAAGTTCCGAGATCATGCCTGGTTTGTCGCATTCGCTCCGGTTGAAGCACCCACCATCGCCGTGGCAGTGCTTGGCGAGCATATGGGCCACGGAGGGTCGGCATCAGCGCCGCTCGCCAAAGAGCTGATCGAGACATATGTGAGATTGGATCACCCTGCTCCTTCCGGCGTGACGGATGGCGCGGTTACACGGAAAGCGGATACCGGAGGAAGGGAACGAGATGATCGATCGGGCGATTAA
- a CDS encoding rod shape-determining protein: MFGWFSNDLAIDLGTASTLVYVHGKGIVLNEPSVVAVEKKTERVLAVGTEAKRMLGRTPGNIIAVRPMKEGVIADFEMAEQMLKRFIQKAHNRSAFVRPRIIIGVPSRITQVEQRAVRDSAELAGAREVYLIEEPVAAAIGAGLPITEPSGNMVVDIGGGTTDIAVISLGGIVYSESVKVAGDRMDDAIMNYIKKKYNLLIGEHMAERIKFEIGSAYPFEERKTMMIKGRDLISGIPRTLVVDDAEVREALQEPIGTIVNAIKVALENTPPELAGDIIDRGVVLTGGGSLLKGMDTRFREETNLPIITVDDPLTSVVLGVGKILDELDLLAKVSVMSQANTYR; the protein is encoded by the coding sequence ATCTTCGGATGGTTCTCAAACGACCTAGCCATTGACCTTGGGACGGCGTCAACCCTTGTATATGTGCACGGGAAGGGGATCGTGCTTAACGAACCTTCGGTCGTGGCGGTCGAGAAAAAGACGGAACGAGTGCTCGCAGTCGGCACAGAAGCAAAGCGAATGTTGGGGCGTACACCGGGTAATATCATTGCGGTACGGCCGATGAAAGAAGGGGTGATTGCTGACTTTGAAATGGCAGAGCAGATGTTGAAGCGGTTCATTCAAAAAGCGCACAACCGTAGCGCGTTTGTGCGTCCCCGCATCATCATCGGCGTGCCGTCACGCATCACGCAGGTGGAGCAGCGGGCAGTCCGAGACTCGGCTGAGTTAGCCGGCGCACGCGAAGTGTATTTGATCGAAGAACCAGTGGCCGCAGCCATTGGTGCCGGTCTTCCGATCACCGAGCCATCCGGTAACATGGTGGTCGATATCGGCGGTGGCACGACCGACATCGCTGTTATTTCGCTCGGCGGAATTGTCTATAGCGAGTCCGTCAAGGTGGCGGGTGATCGCATGGACGATGCGATCATGAATTACATCAAGAAGAAGTATAACCTCCTCATCGGGGAACATATGGCGGAGCGTATCAAATTCGAAATCGGCTCTGCCTATCCGTTTGAGGAGCGCAAGACCATGATGATCAAGGGGCGCGACTTGATTTCCGGTATTCCCCGCACGTTGGTGGTGGATGACGCGGAAGTTCGGGAGGCGCTGCAGGAACCGATCGGGACAATCGTCAATGCGATTAAAGTGGCATTGGAGAATACCCCGCCAGAGTTGGCGGGCGACATTATCGATCGTGGCGTCGTACTCACGGGCGGGGGATCTTTGCTGAAGGGCATGGATACGCGTTTTCGGGAGGAGACGAATCTGCCGATCATCACCGTGGATGATCCCCTGACTTCCGTAGTCTTGGGGGTCGGGAAAATCCTCGATGAGTTGGATCTGCTCGCCAAGGTGTCGGTCATGTCTCAAGCCAATACCTACCGATAA
- a CDS encoding Rne/Rng family ribonuclease: MGIEIAITVAPEETRVAVLDGGVVTDLFGDRAKHKDFVGNIYKGKVAKVLPGMQAAFVDIGLPKAAFMHVSDLSLDAEPGDTLVDADEEDKDADKDGDMLGPRRQSSKPIEQLLSEGQELMVQISKGPIGTKGSRVTTYVSLPGRYLVFMPNVEHIGVSRRIARDEERARLKDIMKRVRHPGCGYIVRTVSEGVKEDELKSDVDFLHVLWQDILAKREQKGSPALLHADLSLSFRVVRDLFGKKVDRLWIDSREEYQAVRDFVERFSPEQTSRIHLYDKDESLFDHLGVEQEMARALSRKVWLKSGGHLVIDHTEAMTVIDVNTGRFVGKRDQEETILRNNLEAAKEVAYQMKLRGIGGIIIVDFIDMEREKNRDKVYHALLDAMSSDKARTRVSRISDLGLIEISRERVREDLLRSLSEPCHYCEGRGYTKSPTTVAYEIFRDVRRIGSSPEPQRIVIGAHPTVAGLLQDEERQGLEAVERECAAKIIVMPDEHLHLEQYDLAVL, from the coding sequence ATGGGAATAGAAATAGCGATTACAGTCGCACCAGAGGAAACTCGCGTTGCGGTGTTGGATGGCGGAGTCGTGACGGATCTCTTTGGGGACCGTGCAAAGCATAAGGACTTCGTCGGCAACATATATAAGGGAAAAGTGGCGAAAGTGTTGCCTGGCATGCAGGCCGCATTCGTGGATATCGGTCTTCCGAAGGCGGCTTTCATGCATGTGTCGGATTTATCATTGGATGCCGAGCCGGGAGACACGCTCGTCGATGCGGACGAAGAAGACAAGGATGCAGATAAAGACGGGGATATGCTGGGCCCTCGGCGCCAAAGCTCCAAGCCGATCGAACAGTTGTTGAGCGAAGGACAAGAGCTGATGGTGCAGATTTCCAAAGGGCCTATCGGCACGAAAGGCTCGCGGGTCACCACCTATGTATCGCTCCCAGGTCGGTATCTTGTGTTCATGCCCAACGTAGAACATATTGGTGTGTCACGCCGCATCGCCCGTGACGAGGAGCGGGCGCGACTCAAGGACATTATGAAACGAGTGCGGCACCCAGGTTGCGGATATATCGTTCGGACAGTGAGTGAAGGGGTCAAGGAAGATGAGCTAAAGTCCGATGTCGATTTCTTGCACGTCCTTTGGCAGGACATTCTGGCGAAACGTGAACAGAAGGGGTCGCCAGCGTTACTCCATGCGGATTTGAGTTTGAGTTTTCGTGTCGTGCGCGATCTCTTTGGGAAAAAAGTTGATCGGTTATGGATTGACTCGCGTGAGGAATACCAAGCGGTCCGAGATTTCGTGGAGCGATTCTCGCCGGAGCAAACGTCACGCATTCACTTGTACGACAAGGATGAAAGTCTCTTCGATCATTTGGGGGTCGAGCAGGAAATGGCGCGAGCCCTCAGTCGCAAGGTCTGGCTCAAGTCCGGCGGGCATCTCGTGATTGATCATACGGAGGCGATGACTGTCATCGATGTCAACACCGGACGGTTTGTAGGGAAGCGAGATCAGGAAGAGACCATTCTCCGGAACAATCTGGAGGCGGCGAAAGAAGTCGCGTATCAGATGAAACTGCGCGGGATCGGCGGAATCATCATTGTGGATTTCATTGACATGGAGCGTGAGAAGAATCGTGACAAAGTGTATCACGCGTTGCTCGATGCGATGTCAAGCGATAAGGCGCGTACCAGAGTGTCCAGAATCTCTGACCTTGGGTTGATCGAGATTTCTCGTGAACGGGTGAGAGAAGATCTTCTGCGTTCGCTCTCCGAGCCCTGTCACTATTGTGAAGGGCGAGGCTATACGAAGTCTCCGACCACGGTAGCCTATGAGATATTCCGCGATGTCCGCCGGATCGGAAGCAGCCCTGAACCGCAGCGGATCGTCATCGGCGCCCATCCCACGGTGGCTGGGCTGTTGCAAGATGAAGAGCGCCAAGGTCTTGAGGCCGTAGAGCGAGAGTGTGCCGCGAAGATCATTGTCATGCCGGACGAGCATCTGCATCTGGAACAGTACGATCTGGCTGTTCTCTAG